The following proteins come from a genomic window of Acidobacteriota bacterium:
- a CDS encoding heavy metal-binding domain-containing protein translates to MILTTTPGIEGRSIRDYRGIVTGEAIVGANIFKDFFAGIRDIVGGRSAAYEQELQKARDLAFRELEDAARRQGAHAVIGIDLDYEVVGQGGSMLMVTVSGTAVTLG, encoded by the coding sequence ATGATTCTGACCACCACGCCCGGCATCGAAGGCAGGTCCATCCGCGACTACCGGGGCATCGTCACCGGAGAGGCCATCGTCGGGGCGAACATCTTCAAGGACTTTTTCGCGGGCATCCGGGACATCGTCGGCGGTCGCTCCGCCGCCTACGAGCAGGAGTTGCAGAAGGCGCGCGACCTCGCCTTCCGGGAACTGGAGGACGCGGCGCGGCGACAGGGCGCGCACGCCGTCATCGGGATCGACCTCGACTACGAAGTGGTCGGGCAGGGCGGGAGCATGCTCATGGTGACAGTCAGCGGCACCGCGGTCACGCTCGGCTGA